One genomic region from Ignavibacteria bacterium encodes:
- a CDS encoding c-type cytochrome, translating into MFSFFKKRYNTPIEVRNYSTVYFVLSTILFLGTMWSVVDEVTVRRPWKEYQNEYRRVAVQRFTQLRDDAIAAFDSVGYVEAFASFRETEKKLQSREYINAVQSFALIKDSLVDASRNFTFAKSVADEAYYFYQRAKKEGPNFEKEEKHLRELEREMAMLGEITSRMERQKDALRKFIAVVDLEVKSAQAKYESFFADINTWNDKIERANDAPLEIKQVILNDFERTNFGTIKARIDRCQTCHLGWREYEAFNDAPQPFTAHPFPELLEKHNPENVGCTSCHNGQGPALETGFAHSRHGDPNGDHYWEKSLLHGKETYASCNSCHSTQLQLKNAEYFNKGRQLILEAGCFGCHEIKTYADVPKIGPELNQLSAKTTPEWLFRWVRNPKDFNPHTRMPNFQFGNDSAEAIAAFLWDLSKNVALPNTQNVFGGNMERGKQLVDEVGCKGCHVIDGDERVRNLRGKSYDIAPELSRIGSKTTPQWLYEWIRNPKQFRADAQMPNLRLTEQEAKDIVAYLQTLNDKRQFEFRQLDLTSKEKITFGEKLVREYGCHGCHDIRGMEKEGRVSVSLSNFGRKRVDELDFGDTKFTHHEQTWDLWVEGKLNNARMYTTERIISKMPVFTFADSEIVMIRSQLRGFVKDTAEAQYQETNNARIQALQAGRKLTTKLNCIGCHTLEEQGGYVKALFEDEGMAPPPITGEGAKVQEMWLHNFLNKPSPIRPWLKLRMPTFEFSGAEINTITKYFLALSKKELEVRDYASLQPSQELLSAGKNLFDDNQCLSCHTTSSTIPEGKSPGDLAPNLALAHERLKPEWIIDWLKNPEAIQPGTRMPQFFPFDEKGNPSAIYTEYLDGDAHKQMIAIRDYLWNLGKQLP; encoded by the coding sequence GTGTTTTCCTTTTTCAAAAAACGATACAATACACCTATTGAAGTTCGCAATTACAGCACCGTGTATTTTGTTCTTTCTACAATATTATTTCTCGGAACAATGTGGTCTGTTGTTGACGAAGTTACCGTTCGGCGTCCGTGGAAAGAATATCAAAATGAATACCGAAGAGTAGCGGTTCAACGATTTACGCAATTGCGTGATGATGCGATTGCCGCGTTCGATTCTGTTGGATATGTTGAAGCGTTTGCGTCTTTTCGGGAAACAGAAAAAAAACTTCAATCGAGAGAATATATAAATGCCGTACAGAGTTTTGCACTCATCAAAGATTCTTTGGTTGATGCAAGCAGAAATTTTACGTTTGCAAAAAGTGTAGCGGATGAAGCGTATTACTTTTATCAACGTGCAAAGAAAGAAGGACCGAATTTTGAAAAAGAGGAAAAACATTTGCGCGAACTCGAACGGGAAATGGCAATGCTCGGCGAAATTACGTCGCGAATGGAACGACAAAAAGATGCGCTGAGAAAATTTATTGCCGTCGTGGATTTGGAAGTAAAATCTGCGCAGGCAAAGTATGAATCGTTTTTCGCAGACATCAATACGTGGAATGACAAAATTGAACGGGCGAACGATGCACCGCTTGAAATCAAACAAGTAATTCTAAACGATTTTGAACGAACTAATTTCGGAACAATAAAAGCGCGCATAGACCGATGTCAAACGTGTCATCTCGGATGGCGCGAATATGAAGCGTTCAATGATGCACCACAACCATTCACCGCGCATCCATTTCCCGAATTGCTGGAAAAACATAATCCGGAAAATGTTGGATGCACCTCGTGTCATAACGGACAAGGTCCTGCTTTGGAAACTGGATTTGCACACAGTAGGCATGGCGACCCGAACGGCGATCACTATTGGGAAAAATCCTTACTGCACGGGAAAGAAACGTATGCATCATGTAATTCCTGCCATTCAACTCAACTGCAACTAAAGAACGCAGAATATTTTAACAAAGGACGCCAATTGATTTTAGAAGCGGGATGTTTCGGTTGCCACGAAATAAAAACGTACGCCGATGTTCCGAAAATTGGTCCCGAACTCAATCAACTTTCTGCGAAAACAACTCCCGAATGGTTATTTCGTTGGGTGCGAAATCCAAAAGATTTCAATCCGCATACTCGAATGCCGAATTTTCAATTTGGAAATGACTCCGCAGAAGCAATTGCGGCGTTTCTTTGGGATTTATCGAAAAATGTAGCGTTGCCAAATACTCAAAACGTTTTTGGTGGAAATATGGAACGCGGAAAACAACTCGTTGACGAAGTTGGATGCAAAGGTTGTCACGTGATTGACGGTGATGAACGTGTTCGGAATCTTCGAGGAAAAAGTTATGACATCGCTCCTGAATTATCTCGCATCGGAAGTAAAACAACTCCACAATGGCTCTATGAATGGATTCGGAATCCGAAACAATTTCGTGCCGATGCGCAAATGCCGAACCTGCGTTTAACGGAACAAGAAGCAAAAGATATTGTTGCGTACTTACAAACTCTGAATGACAAGAGACAGTTTGAGTTTCGTCAACTGGATTTAACTTCGAAAGAAAAAATAACATTCGGAGAAAAACTTGTACGCGAATATGGTTGTCACGGATGTCACGATATTCGCGGAATGGAAAAAGAGGGGCGTGTTTCCGTTTCGCTTTCCAACTTTGGAAGAAAACGCGTTGACGAACTTGATTTCGGCGACACAAAATTTACTCATCACGAGCAAACGTGGGATTTATGGGTAGAAGGAAAATTGAACAATGCGCGAATGTACACGACCGAACGCATCATTTCCAAAATGCCCGTATTTACGTTTGCCGATTCTGAAATTGTTATGATTCGTTCGCAATTGCGCGGCTTTGTTAAGGATACAGCAGAGGCGCAATATCAGGAAACGAACAATGCGCGCATTCAAGCACTGCAAGCGGGAAGAAAACTTACCACAAAATTAAATTGTATTGGTTGTCATACGTTAGAAGAACAAGGAGGTTATGTCAAAGCGCTGTTTGAAGACGAAGGAATGGCTCCTCCGCCGATTACGGGTGAAGGTGCAAAAGTTCAGGAAATGTGGCTCCATAATTTTTTAAATAAACCATCGCCGATTCGTCCTTGGCTAAAACTCCGTATGCCAACGTTTGAATTTTCGGGAGCGGAAATAAATACGATAACGAAATATTTTCTTGCGCTTTCCAAAAAAGAACTTGAAGTGCGCGATTATGCATCTCTGCAACCATCGCAAGAATTGCTTTCTGCCGGGAAAAATTTATTCGATGATAATCAGTGTTTGAGTTGCCATACAACAAGTTCAACCATTCCGGAAGGAAAATCACCGGGAGACCTTGCGCCAAATCTTGCACTTGCGCACGAACGATTGAAGCCAGAATGGATTATTGACTGGTTAAAAAATCCCGAAGCGATTCAGCCGGGAACTCGTATGCCGCAATTTTTTCCGTTTGATGAAAAAGGAAATCCTTCGGCTATTTATACGGAATATTTGGATGGAGATGCGCATAAACAAATGATAGCAATCCGCGATTACTTATGGAATTTGGGAAAACAATTACCGTAA
- a CDS encoding modification methylase, whose product MKKNFANKNLHGAKSSKKDEFYTQLSDIEKELWHYREHFKGKTVLCNCDDPRVSNFFHFFSYNFEQLKLKKLIATCYKNPNTELFSDNKSERAIYLEYTGDKNKNNIPDKAEIGIKHLKGDGDFRSKECIELLKEADIVVTNPPFSLFREYVAQLIEYKKKFVIIGSYNAITYKEIFKLIKENKIWLGYGFSNGNAYFEIPSHLIKNFAKGVYDPVTRLVKFRNVTWFTNLDIKKRHENLILYKTYNKKEFPTYDNYDAINVDKTKDIPKDYSGVMGVPITFMDKYNPEQFEIIKFRKGDDDKDLSINGKYPYFRILIKKK is encoded by the coding sequence ATGAAAAAGAATTTTGCAAATAAAAATTTACACGGTGCGAAGTCATCTAAAAAAGATGAATTCTACACTCAACTATCCGACATTGAAAAAGAACTCTGGCATTACAGAGAACATTTCAAAGGCAAGACGGTTCTTTGTAATTGCGATGACCCTCGTGTAAGTAATTTCTTCCATTTTTTTTCCTACAATTTTGAGCAGTTAAAACTTAAAAAACTTATTGCCACCTGTTACAAAAATCCTAATACCGAATTGTTCAGCGACAACAAATCTGAAAGGGCGATTTATTTGGAATACACAGGCGATAAAAACAAAAATAATATTCCTGATAAGGCAGAAATTGGAATCAAGCATTTAAAAGGCGATGGAGATTTTCGCAGCAAGGAATGTATTGAACTTTTAAAAGAAGCCGACATTGTTGTAACCAATCCGCCCTTTTCTTTATTCCGGGAATATGTTGCACAGTTAATTGAATACAAAAAGAAATTTGTAATCATCGGAAGTTACAATGCTATAACCTACAAGGAAATTTTTAAACTGATTAAAGAAAATAAAATTTGGTTAGGATATGGTTTCAGCAATGGGAACGCTTATTTTGAGATTCCTTCTCATTTAATTAAAAATTTCGCTAAAGGTGTTTATGATCCTGTAACACGGCTTGTTAAATTCCGCAATGTTACTTGGTTTACAAATCTTGACATTAAAAAGCGTCACGAAAATTTAATCCTTTACAAAACATACAACAAAAAAGAATTTCCGACTTATGACAACTATGATGCAATAAATGTAGATAAGACAAAAGATATTCCTAAGGATTATTCGGGTGTGATGGGTGTTCCGATTACTTTTATGGATAAATATAATCCGGAGCAGTTTGAAATTATAAAATTTAGGAAAGGTGATGATGATAAAGATTTATCCATAAATGGTAAGTATCCCTATTTTAGAATTTTAATCAAAAAAAAGTAA